The Drechmeria coniospora strain ARSEF 6962 chromosome 02, whole genome shotgun sequence genome has a segment encoding these proteins:
- a CDS encoding cell wall glucanase — MLRSLTLVALVGASSVLATKCSLGSKCPEDTPCCSRTLPSPPLPSRSPPGRAGRLDHGRLTLPGAEYGECGVGAFCLGGCDPRSSFSLDSCTPQPVCKDTTTKFTSLDSIVDISKYLGDPSQADWVAQGEPAKLGDSVLLTMPKNSVGTVLASTTYMWYGNVKAKFKTSRGRGVVTAFILLSDVKDEIDYEFVGVDLNTAQTNYYFQGIPDYHNSGNISMSDTFNNYHEYEIRWTPDRIDWLVDGQVGRSKERKDTWNATSQQWMFPQTPARVQLSLWPGGLASNAKGTVDWAGGEIDWNSEDIQTAGYYYAQFAEVTMECYTAKSGPGSNNGVSYTMSNSAGTNDTIVVGSKKTVLGSLLASGLDMDKGKLSPSASSSARKSKVTQATIPGGSVNSAGNDHSGSGSGASSSGSSGSSGSSDSGDSTDSSDGGDSSSGSTSACASNSFSQDCGGKTVDGSGGKSGSGKASTSALAMIIAGAALFWL; from the exons ATGTTGCGATCCTTGacgctcgtcgccctcgtggGCGCCTCCTCGGTCCTCGCGACCAAGTGCTCCTTGGGCAGCAAGTGCCCCGAGGACACGCCCTGCTGCTCCCGTAcgctcccctcccctcccctcccctcccgctCCCCTCCCGGccgtgccggccgtctcgaccatggccgacTGACGCTTCCCGGTGCAGAGTATGGCGAATGCGGTGTCGGGGCCTTCTGCCTCGGCGGCTGCGATCCTCGCTCCTCGTTCTCGCTGGATTCGTGCACGCCCCAGCCCGTGTGCAAGGACACGACGACCAAGTTCACGTCCCTGGAcagcatcgtcgacatcaGCAAGTACCTCGGCGACCCCAGCCAGGCTGACTGGGTGGCCCAGGGCGAGCCGGCGAAGCTGGGCGACAGCGTCCTCCTGACCATGCCCAAGAACAGCGTGGGGACGgtgctcgcctcgacgacgtacATGTGGTACGGCAACGTCAAGGCCAAGTTCAAGACcagccgcggccgcggcgtgGTGACGGCCTTCATCCTGCTCTCCGACGTCAAGGACGAGATTGACTACGAgttcgtcggcgtcgacttGAACACGGCGCAGACGAATTACTACTTTCAGGGAATCCCAGACT ACCACAACTCCGGAAACATCTCCATGTCGGACACGTTCAACAACTACCACGAGTACGAGATCCGCTGGACCCCTGACAGGATCGactggctcgtcgacggtcagGTTGGCCGCTCGAAGGAGCGCAAGGACACGTGGAACGCGACGTCGCAGCAGTGGATGTTCCCCCAGACGCCTGCCCGCGTCCAGCTGTCCCTCTGGCCCGGCGGCCTGGCGAGCAACGCCAAGGGAACCGTCGActgggccggcggcgagattGACTGGAATTCCGAGGACATCCAGACGGCCGGCTACTACTACGCCCAGTTTGCCGAGGTGACGATGGAGTGCTACACCGCCAAGAGCGGCCCCGGCAGCAACAACGGCGTCAGCTACACCATGTCGAACTCGGCGGGCACCAACgacaccatcgtcgtcggctccaaGAAGACGGTGCTCGGCTCCCTGCTCGCCTCGGGTCTCGACATGGACAAGGGCAAGCtctcgccatcggcctcgtcgagcgcccGCAAGTCCAAGGTGACGCAGGCGACCATCcccggcggcagcgtcaACTCTGCAGGCAACGACCACAGCGGTTCCGGAAGCGGCGCGAGCAGCAGCGGAAGCAGCGGAAGCAGCGGCAGCTCCGACTCGGGCGACTCGACCGATTCcagcgatggcggcgactcGTCGTCCGGAAGCACATCCGCCTGCGCCTCCAACAGCTTCAGCCAGGACTGCGGCGGCAAGACCGTCgatggcagcggcggcaagagcggcagcggcaaggcgagcacgagcgcgCTGGCCATGATCATCGCCGGCGCTGCCTTGTTCTGGTTGTAG
- a CDS encoding eukaryotic aspartyl protease has translation MAPLPISLLAFMCLALPAQSRPQPLDDRQNVGGDSMALSFTHNDSRSFPMTVGGMSMPTPPILPLAARQRPASSSPEGMGDDDPSHAFLGTILGRNFPVEQGLAGTFTLPVIHAELPGLDRRAVDVGLKGRSDIAYYAQLSIGTPPQKVFAQLDTGSFELWVNPNCSGLADADERFCRRIGRYDPANSSTSAVSGLGKSLRYGIGAANITYVLDDISLAGSTVMKGVRFGIARNSEAQFAGILGVGYGKGRNIGYNNFLDELATQSVIDKKAFSVALGSKEEGEGTVVFGGVDTSKFSGALAPLPIIPASESPDGVARYWVKLDSISHRGQDGKTTTLTNKSMPVFLDTGATLTLLPPDVANSVAAALNATSKVLKDSYTVDCSLTRRNGTVDFAFKGVTIKVPYKDLIRQTRGQSPICYLGITQSSNFALLGDTFLRSAFGECGGGQVLFCQLPTANTEPVVFDLASDMTYMAPYVNCGSSPQTIAPSSDLKNVLGACRREFRAEETLVNSEKPGVKSSTGRVDRSAAAARPDARMAWLMGISAGLAASLAGVIL, from the exons ATGGCACCGTTACCCATCTCCTTGTTGGCGTTCATGTGCCTTGCTCTTCCCGCCCAATCACGGCCACAGCCCCTTGATGATCGCCAAAATGTCGGAGGAGATTCGATGGCCCTTTCATTCACCCACAACGATTCCAGGTCATTTCCAATGACCGTTGGCGGCATGTCGATGCCAACGCCACCTATTCTTCCGCTGGCAGCAAGGCAACGACCtgcaagctcgtcgccggaGGGGATGGGAGACGACGATCCCTCCCATGCCTTCCTGGGCACCATCCTTGGACGGAACTTTCCTGTTGAGCAAGGCTTAGCCGGTACTTTCACTCTGCCGGTCATCCATGCCGAACTACCGGGGCTGGACAGACGAGCAGTCGACGTGGGCCTCAAAGGCCGCAGCGACATAGCATACTACGCTCAGC TCAGCATCGGAACACCTCCGCAAAAAGTCTTTGCCCAGCTGGATACCGGCTCCTTTGAGCTTTGGGTGAATCCAAACTGCAGCGgcctggccgacgccgacgagaggtTCTGCCGGCGAATCGGGCGGTACGATCCAGCAAACTCGTCAacgtcggccgtcagcggCCTTGGCAAGTCGCTGAGATACGGCATCGGTGCCGCCAACATTACCTACGTTCTCGACGATATTTCCCTCGCCGGTTCGACCGTGATGAAAGGGGTCCGCTTCGGCATCGCCCGGAACAGCGAGGCCCAGTTCGCCGGCATATTGGGCGTCGGCTACGGAAAGGGACGCAACATCGGCTACAACaacttcctcgacgagctggccaCGCAGAGCGTCATCGACAAAAAAGCCTTCAGCGTCGCTCTCGGGTCGAAGGAGGAAGGCGAGggcaccgtcgtcttcggcggtGTCGATACCTCCAAGTTTTCCGGTGCCCTGGCTCCGCTGCCCATCATCCCGGCGTCGGAATCCCCCGACGGCGTGGCCCGGTACTGGGTCAAGCTCGACTCGATCTCGCACCGGGGCCAGgacggcaagacgacgactCTTACCAACAAAAGCATGCCCGTGTTCCTCGACACGGGCGCGACGCTGACCTTGCTGCCTCCGGATGTCGCCAACTCGGTGGCAGCGGCCCTCAATGCCACCAGCAAGGTCCTCAAAGACTCCTACACGGTCGACTGCAGCCTGACGAGGCGgaacggcaccgtcgacttTGCGTTCAAGGGCGTCACCATCAAGGTGCCGTACAAGGACTTGATCCGACAAACTCGAGGCCAGTCTCCCATCTGCTATCTAGGCATCACGCAAAGCAGCAACTTTGCCCTGCTCGGCGATACCTTCCTGCGGTCCGCGTTTGGTGAGTGCGGCGGTGGGCAAGTGCTATTCTGCCAGTTGCCGACGGCTAACACGGAGCCAGTCGTCTTCGACCTCGCATCTGATATGACCTACATGGCCCCCTATGTCAACTGCGGATCGAGCCCGCAGACGAttgcgccgtcgtcggacctCAAGAATGTTCTTGGAGCATGCAGAAGAGAGTTCAGGGCAGAGGAGACGTTGGTGAATTCGGAGAAGCCGGGGGTCAAGAGCTCGACGGGCCGGGTTGACCGTAGTGCTGCTGCGGCCCGTCCAGACGCGAGAATGGCATGGCTCATGGGCATTTCTGCCGGTCTCGCAGCCTCACTCGCCGGCGTtatactataa